ATCGGATTTGATCTCGATGCGCTTCGTGAAGGTGTGGCCCTTCGCCTTCTCCATCTTCAGGTTGTGCTTGGGACAGTAGTAGGGGCCCGAGCTCTCTTCCCCTTTCTTCAGGGTCAGGGTCGCATCTCCTTCGGGGCACGAGAGCATGGTGCCGCCGTCGCCCAGCATGTGGAACATCTTCATCTTCATCCCGGGGAGAAGCTCCTCGTCGCCGTCCGCGGCGACCCAGGACATGTCATCATCGTCCAGGTTCAAGATGATATCCTCGCCGTCGGCCCCGTCGGCCCCGTCGGCCGTCGCGAAGACGAAGCTGCCCGCCTCGGTCCCGGATTGCACGACCACCGGTGAGGAGTCCTTGTCCGCCTTCCCCTTGTTGATCACGATGATCTTGTGGGCGCCGTCGCCGGAAGTGGTCATGGCGTAGCAGCTGTCCTTCCCCACGGTGCACTTCATCGTGCGCCTGTCACCCTCCTCGCCGAACTCGACGGTGATGACGTCTCCTTTGCGCTTCGCGGTGAGGGTGTGGTCTCCGTCGCCCAGGGTGCGCGTCTCCCCATCCTTCATCTGGCTGAGATCCACTTTCTCCAGCTTCTGCTTCGTCGGAGCCGCCACGAGCACCGAGAGCGACAGCGCCGCGGCTCCCATCGTCAACCCGAGCAGTCGATTCATCGCGGTTCCTCCTTCCCTTTGGATTTTCATTAGTCCGATCTCACCTGCTCCGTGCCGGGTACGCCCCGGCGGCGAAGCGGTATTGCAGGAGCCGTACCAGCCTCAAATCAGGCAGAAGCGCGAGTTGGCGGTGGGATTCGAGGAAAATCGGCGGGACGAAGGCAAGCTCGGGCGGAGCTTGAGCCTCCGCTCGCCTCATTTGCGGCAAGCCCGCCCCATTTGGGGCAGAGGTGAGGAGCCGATCGGTCCGGGTCAGAACTCGGGATCGCCGCCCGGCGCTTCAACAGGGTCGAACGCACCCGCTGCGGCCGGCTCCAATCCAATCTCCTGCCTCTCGATGGCGAATTTCTGAATGCGGTATTGCAGGGTCTTGTAGGAGATCCCCAGCAGCCTGGCGGCGGGTCCCAGGCTTCCCCGGCTGCGCCGCAGTGCCTGGACGATGAGATGCCGCTCCAGCTCGGGAAGCCTCACGCCGGCCGGGGGAAGCTCGAAAGGAGCGCCGGCGACCGCTCCGGGGGCGGCCGCCTCGCGCAGATCGGGAGGAAGATCGGCGGGCGTGAGGCGCGGCCCGCGCGCCAGCAGCACCATTCGCTCGATGCAGTTCTCCAGCTCGCGCACGTTCCCCAGCCAGGGATGCACCTGGAAGCGGTCCATCACCTCCGGCGAGACGCTGATCGGCTCGCGCTCGAAACGGCGCGCGGCCGACTCGGCGAAATGCCGCACCAGAAGCGGGATGTCCTCGCTGCGCTCGCGCAGGGCCGGTAAGTGGAGCGGCACGACGTTCAATCGGTAGAAGAGGTCCTCACGGAAGGTCCTGCGCCGGATCGCCTCCTCCAGGTTCTCACCGGTGGCCGCCAGGATCCGCACGTCGACCGGGATGGTGCCGACCGAGCCGAGCCGCTGGATTTCCTTTTCCTGCAGGGCGCGCAGGAGCTTGGCCTGCAGGTCGATGCGCATCGCCCCGATCTCATCCAGGAACAGGGTGCCCCCGGCGGCCTGCTGAAAGCGCCCGGCATGGCTGCGCGTCGCCCCGGTGAAGGCGCCGCGCTCGTGGCCGAAGAATTCGCTTTCCAGCAGCGTCTCCGGAATAGCGGCGCAGTTCAGCGCCACGAACGGACCGGCGGCGCGCCGGCTGCGCTCGTGGATCGCCCGGGCCACCAGCTCCTTGCCGGTGCCGCTCTCGCCGCGGATCAGCACCGGCACATCGGTGCCCGCCACCCGGTCGATCAGGGAGAAGACCTCGCGCATCGCGGGCGAGGAGCCGATGATCCCTCCCAGGCGATAGCGCTCGTTCAGGGCGCCGCGCAGCGCCGCCACCTCCTCCTCGAGGCGACGCTGCTTGAGCACCTTGCCCAGGACCAGGAGCAGCTCGTCGCGATCGAAAGGCTTGGTCAGATAGTCGGCCGCGCCCCGTTTCATTGCGGAGACCGCCTCCGACACCGATCCGTAAGCGGTCATCAGGATGACGGGCAGATCGGGCTGCAGCGCGGTGGCGCGCTCCAGCAGCGACAGCCCGTCCATGCCGGGCATTTTCTGATCGGTCAGGAGCAAATCGAAGCCGTCACGCTCCAGGATGGCCAGCGCCTCGACGCCCGCGGCAGCCAGCGTCACGCGGTAGCCGGCGCGCGTCAGGATCCCCGACAGCATCTCCCGCTGGGTCGCCTCGTCGTCGACCACCAGCAAGCGCGCCGCGCTTGCCTCCTCCATCCCGGGATCGCGGCTCATGAGGAGGCGGCCTGTGCGGGAATGGCTGCCTGGATCGGGAACGCCAGGAGGACGCGGGTCCCCTCGCCCGGCCGGCTGGTCAGCTGCACCCGCCCGCCGTGGTCCTCGACCACCACCTGGTGCACCATCGCCAGCCCCAATCCGTGACCGTCCTCGCGCGTCGTGTAGGCGAACTCAAAGACCCGCTCCTGCTCGGCTTCGGGGATGCCGCGACCGGTATCGGCGACCTCCAGCCGCGCTTCGCCATCGGCCTGCGACACGGCGAGGCTCAGCGTTCCCCCTTCGGGCATCGCCTCGAAGCTGTTGAGCACAAGGTTCAGGATGGAGGAGCGGATCGACTCCAAATCCCCCGCGATGGGCGACAGTCCCGCGGCGCAGTCGACCTGCACGTGCACGCCGCGCCGGACCGCCTCCTTCTCCACCAGCTGCGTCGTCTCGCGCGCCAGCTGCGCCAGATCCACCGGGGCACGGGCGGCTCGATCGCTGCGGGCGAAGCGCAGGAAGTTCTCCACCAGCCGGTCCAGCCTCCGGATCTCGTCTTTCATGAGGGCCACCGAGCGGTCGAATTCCTGTGCCCGATCCTCCTCGCGCGGGCGGGCAGTCTCCTCCAGGTTGGAAAGCGTCAGTCCGATCGAGTGCAGGGGATTGCGGACATCGTGCGCCACCCCCGCCGCCATGCGCCCCAGGGCGGAAAGCTTCTCGCGCCGGCGCATCTCCCCTTCCCGCTCGCGTCCGGCGCGCAGGCGCCGGGTCATCTCGTTGAAGGCACGTCCGAGACGACCCACCTCGTCGCCGCTCCCCTCCTCCACCCGCACGTCGAGATCGCCTTCCGCCAGCCGCCGGATGGCCGCGTCCAGCCGGCGCACGGGGCGCGTGAAGCGGGCGGCCAGCCCCGCCGACAGCAGCGTCCCCACGACGAAGACTCCCGCGAACAGCCAGGCGGTGCGCCGGCGGAAATCGGCGAACAGGTCGGTGAACTCGCTCGTGGGAATCGGCAGGACGATCTCGCGCCGCGCCGTGCCGGGTGCTGTGACCGCGGCGGGGGTCGACAGCGGAGCCGTGAGCTCCGCGACACCGGCGGCATCGGCCGCTTCTGCCACATCGCCCTCGCCGGAGTCGTAGACCCAGACCTTCGCCTTCTCGGAGGAGCCTTCGTCCGGGATCTTCTTGAGCATGCGCCAGGTCGGAATCGTCAGCAGGGTGTCTCCCGTCGGGCCCGATTCAGCGTGCACTTCGTCGACCTGCACCATCACCAGCCGGTCTCCGTCGGTCTCGGCGGCGTCGTCGCCCTTTCCTTCCGGGTGCCCTCCGATGTTGAACACCGCGACGGCGCCATGCGGTGGAAGAAGATCCTTGTGCGGCGGCGGGGACGCCCCATCTTTAGAATTGGAAGACGAGGTGCTGAACCGGTAGGAAAAGGTCCGCTTCATGGGAAGGTGGGGTTCCGGCAAGCCTGCGTCGTGCAACCCCTCGAGCAGCTCGAAGTGCTTGTCGAAGGACTGCAGCGTCGCCTTCCCGACGGTGGAGACGGTCCGGGTAACTTCGCCCATGACCTGCCCCTGGTAGGAGCCGATCAGCAGGGCGAAAGCCGCCAGGGATAGTAGGAGCACCAGGCTCATCAAACCGACGAGGCGAAAGGTCATCGTGAGTCTCCCGGCCAAAACCGCTGCCGCCCCCGCTGGCGCTGGATTCCATGACGCGCGACGGGGGCGGAAAGCAGCACTACGCGCCTTCGAGCGCATAAAGCAACGACCGTGCCACCTTCATCCAGCTGTCTAATCTTCTGCCCCGACAACACCCAGATCCTTCAACTTGGCGTCCCGTGCTTTCTTGAAACAAACGTTCCAGATCATCCTCTTCCCTGTGGTGAACGGGTATCCAGGGGGAGGGGACGGAGCAAGGCCCGGGTCAAAAACGCAGAAGTCGTAGGTGAACCTGGCCAGATCCTCGACCTTCATCCAACCGATACTGCGGTCGAACCCATCCGGAAATGCAATTCGCGTACGACCGGATTCTTCGTAGAATTCCCAGGCCCTTCCTTTCGGTTCTACGGCCACCACGGCATTTCCGCGCTTCAGCGTCCGGAACACGCGGGTGCCATCCGGCGACCTGTAGACCGGGGCATCATCCCGGATGCAGATGGCCCCCTCCCCTTTGCCAACGCCACCTGGCGCTGGAGGCTTTTGACAGAGCCCCCCCTGCGCGCGGGCTCCTATCTGCTCACACCTCTCCAGCGCCTCGCATTCGGCCACTTTCGTTCCGTTGTCCGCAGTGACAGCGTACCAGCAGTGGTCTTCCTCCCAGCGCATCGAGACGAGGTAGCGCCGGCCTGCTTCCGCGTCAAAAGACAAGTCGCAAGTGAAGAATGGATCGTAATGGTTTATATCGCCCCAACGAGTTTCCCCAACCTTGAGGCGCATGGCGCCGACACCAATCCGAAAAATGCGCCGATAGCGAATCACGTAAATGGGTCGACCGCCGTTCAATGTGAGCGGCCATGCGCGCGCACCTTTCCCCTGGTCAAAGGAGAGCATCGCGTGGGGCTCTGATTCTGCCGGCATGTGGTAATGCGCGGCACAGCCGGACAGAGCGGTGACTGCCACGATTCCGATCAGCCCCATGCCCTTGCGCATTGTCGTGCTCCTCCATGGGGATCCATGGACCGCGCTCGATACAGCCCTGCGGGCCGGCTCCTGAGGTTGGATGACTATTGTATCCAGGGCCCCGGCCGGCTCAAACCTTGCTGGTTGCCATCTGAGCGCGGGGGTGGGAAGATGCTGGCGTTTGCCCACGACTTCATGCCGCACATTCCGCGGTGATCCGCACCGGGATTTTGAGGCGCGGTCCCCGCTTCCGGGGAGGAACCGACGATGCCACTGGATCATTACGTCAGCCTGGGATGCTCGGGCTTGGCGGTGAGCCCGATGTGTCTGGGAACGATGACTTTCGGCGAGGATTGGGGCTGGGGCGCGAGTGAAGCCGAGTCCAAGCGCATCCTGGAACGCTATCTGGAGGCCGGCGGCAATTTCATCGATACGGCGAATTTCTACACGCGTGGCCATTCCGAGAAAATTCTGGGGGACGCCCTGGGCCGCCACCCGGCGAAGCGCCACAAGGCGGTCCTCGCGACCAAGTTCTTCGGGAACATGAGTCCCGGCGATCCGAATGCCGGAGGCGCGGGCCGCAAGGCGATCTACAGCCAGTGCGAGCATTCGCTGCGCCGCCTGCAGACCGACTTCATCGATCTGTACTGGATGCATGCCTGGGACCGGCACACCCCGATCGACGAGACGATGCGGGCGCTGGAGGATCTTGTGCGCGCCGGCAAGATACGGTACATCGGCTTTTCCGACACGCCCGCATGGAAGGTGATGGAGGCCCAGGGAATCGCACGCCAGCTTGGCGGCTCGCCGGTGATCGCGCTGCAGATAGAGTACTCGCTGCTCGAGCGGACGGTGGAAGGCGAGCTGGTGCCCATGGCGCTGCACGCCGGGCTCGGAATCACTCCCTGGTCCCCCCTGCGCTCCGGAGTGCTGACGGGAAAGTACACGCGCGAGAACGCCCGCAAGGGAGATGCGCCGCGAGGCGAGCGGGTGACACAGTCGCTGACCGAGCAGGCTTTCAAGGTGATTGACGGCGTCAAGGCAGTCGCCGGCGAGCTGCAGACGACTCCCGCGCGGGTTGCCCTGGCTTGGGTGCGGTCCCGCCCGGGTGTCGCTTCCCCGATCCTGGGAGTCCGGACCATGGCGCAGCTGGAGGACAACCTGCAGGCGCTGGAGGTGCAGCTGAGCTCCGCCCACCTCGAGACCCTCGAAGCAATCTCACGCCCGCAGCTGAACTTCCCCGCGGAATTCCTGCAACGCGCCGGGAACTTCGCGCGTGGTGGCGCGACTCTGAACGGTGAGACGTCCATGGCGCTTCCGCTCGCTCCAACGAGCGAAAAGCCCGCCTACTGAGCGCGGATGAACCGATGGGAGACGACGATGGGTGACGAGCTGAAATCGGCTTACGAGCTGGCGATGGAGAAGCTGGTCAAGAAGGACAAGGAGTCGGGATCCAGCCAGAGCTCGGCAAAGCTGAGCGCGAAGCAGAAGGAGAAGATCGCGTCGATCCGCAGCGAGGTGGAGGCAAAGCTGGCCGAGCGGGAGATCCTGTTCAAATCGGAGATGAAGAAAGCGCGCCGCGAAGGGGCGGCGCACGACGCGATCGAGGCCATCGAGGAAGCCTACCGCAGGGAC
Above is a genomic segment from Candidatus Polarisedimenticolia bacterium containing:
- a CDS encoding sigma-54 dependent transcriptional regulator yields the protein MSRDPGMEEASAARLLVVDDEATQREMLSGILTRAGYRVTLAAAGVEALAILERDGFDLLLTDQKMPGMDGLSLLERATALQPDLPVILMTAYGSVSEAVSAMKRGAADYLTKPFDRDELLLVLGKVLKQRRLEEEVAALRGALNERYRLGGIIGSSPAMREVFSLIDRVAGTDVPVLIRGESGTGKELVARAIHERSRRAAGPFVALNCAAIPETLLESEFFGHERGAFTGATRSHAGRFQQAAGGTLFLDEIGAMRIDLQAKLLRALQEKEIQRLGSVGTIPVDVRILAATGENLEEAIRRRTFREDLFYRLNVVPLHLPALRERSEDIPLLVRHFAESAARRFEREPISVSPEVMDRFQVHPWLGNVRELENCIERMVLLARGPRLTPADLPPDLREAAAPGAVAGAPFELPPAGVRLPELERHLIVQALRRSRGSLGPAARLLGISYKTLQYRIQKFAIERQEIGLEPAAAGAFDPVEAPGGDPEF
- a CDS encoding HAMP domain-containing sensor histidine kinase produces the protein MTFRLVGLMSLVLLLSLAAFALLIGSYQGQVMGEVTRTVSTVGKATLQSFDKHFELLEGLHDAGLPEPHLPMKRTFSYRFSTSSSNSKDGASPPPHKDLLPPHGAVAVFNIGGHPEGKGDDAAETDGDRLVMVQVDEVHAESGPTGDTLLTIPTWRMLKKIPDEGSSEKAKVWVYDSGEGDVAEAADAAGVAELTAPLSTPAAVTAPGTARREIVLPIPTSEFTDLFADFRRRTAWLFAGVFVVGTLLSAGLAARFTRPVRRLDAAIRRLAEGDLDVRVEEGSGDEVGRLGRAFNEMTRRLRAGREREGEMRRREKLSALGRMAAGVAHDVRNPLHSIGLTLSNLEETARPREEDRAQEFDRSVALMKDEIRRLDRLVENFLRFARSDRAARAPVDLAQLARETTQLVEKEAVRRGVHVQVDCAAGLSPIAGDLESIRSSILNLVLNSFEAMPEGGTLSLAVSQADGEARLEVADTGRGIPEAEQERVFEFAYTTREDGHGLGLAMVHQVVVEDHGGRVQLTSRPGEGTRVLLAFPIQAAIPAQAASS
- a CDS encoding aldo/keto reductase: MPLDHYVSLGCSGLAVSPMCLGTMTFGEDWGWGASEAESKRILERYLEAGGNFIDTANFYTRGHSEKILGDALGRHPAKRHKAVLATKFFGNMSPGDPNAGGAGRKAIYSQCEHSLRRLQTDFIDLYWMHAWDRHTPIDETMRALEDLVRAGKIRYIGFSDTPAWKVMEAQGIARQLGGSPVIALQIEYSLLERTVEGELVPMALHAGLGITPWSPLRSGVLTGKYTRENARKGDAPRGERVTQSLTEQAFKVIDGVKAVAGELQTTPARVALAWVRSRPGVASPILGVRTMAQLEDNLQALEVQLSSAHLETLEAISRPQLNFPAEFLQRAGNFARGGATLNGETSMALPLAPTSEKPAY